Proteins encoded by one window of Acidobacteriota bacterium:
- the speB gene encoding agmatinase → MIWNFGDVSAELGRSDRARFGVIPVPFERTTSYGKGTADGPRAIVAASRYMELFDEQYGFQPADAGIWTCPPLELTEETIEGNIHLISSRTAELMSQDKFLIFVGGEHSITFPIVRAYRERYPTLGVLQVDAHADLRWEYEGSIYSHASVMRRVVDICPAVQVGIRSLSKEEHDELPRLPTTMVFAHEYFRDPAAAVQKMLANLPTDVYITFDLDGLDPSILSATGTPEPGGLSWYDALALLEPVFASRRVVGADVVELAPVEGFPASDFVAARLVYKMMSMQERFRQS, encoded by the coding sequence ATGATCTGGAACTTCGGTGATGTCAGCGCGGAACTTGGACGGTCGGACCGCGCCCGCTTCGGCGTCATCCCCGTGCCGTTCGAGCGGACCACGTCCTACGGCAAGGGCACCGCGGACGGGCCGCGCGCCATCGTCGCGGCGTCCCGCTACATGGAGCTGTTCGACGAGCAGTACGGCTTCCAGCCCGCTGACGCCGGCATCTGGACCTGCCCGCCGCTCGAATTAACGGAAGAAACTATCGAGGGGAACATCCATCTTATCTCCTCGAGAACCGCAGAACTCATGTCGCAAGACAAGTTCCTGATCTTTGTAGGCGGCGAACATTCCATCACCTTTCCCATCGTGCGGGCCTACCGGGAGCGCTACCCGACCCTGGGGGTGCTGCAGGTGGACGCGCACGCGGACCTGCGGTGGGAGTACGAAGGCTCCATCTACTCCCACGCCAGCGTGATGCGGCGGGTGGTGGACATCTGCCCGGCGGTGCAGGTGGGGATCCGCAGCCTGAGCAAGGAGGAGCACGACGAGCTGCCCAGGCTGCCGACAACCATGGTTTTCGCCCACGAATATTTCCGGGACCCGGCGGCAGCCGTTCAGAAGATGCTTGCAAATCTCCCGACGGATGTCTATATTACCTTCGATCTGGACGGCTTGGATCCATCGATTTTGTCCGCCACCGGGACACCCGAACCGGGCGGACTATCCTGGTATGACGCGCTGGCATTGCTGGAACCGGTCTTCGCGTCGCGCCGGGTGGTCGGAGCGGACGTGGTGGAACTAGCCCCCGTTGAAGGCTTCCCCGCTAGCGATTTCGTCGCGGCCCGCCTGGTCTACAAGATGATGTCGATGCAGGAACGTTTTCGGCAGTCGTGA
- the dut gene encoding dUTP diphosphatase produces MQIPFTGDGVPPSRSTAHAAGADLHAAEELTLAPGEHRLVSTGLRVAIPSGHAGLVWPRSGIAVRDGIDTMAGVIDSDYRGEVRVLLINHGREPFHIRRGDRIAQLLVQRVESAEFVPADELPESARGEGGFGSTGR; encoded by the coding sequence ATGCAAATTCCATTCACCGGCGACGGCGTGCCCCCGAGCCGCAGCACGGCCCATGCGGCCGGCGCGGATCTTCACGCGGCCGAAGAGTTGACGCTGGCGCCGGGCGAACACCGCTTGGTGTCCACCGGGCTGCGGGTGGCCATCCCCTCGGGTCACGCGGGGCTGGTCTGGCCGCGCAGCGGCATCGCCGTCCGCGACGGCATCGACACCATGGCCGGCGTCATCGACAGCGACTACCGCGGCGAGGTGCGGGTGCTCCTCATCAACCACGGCCGGGAGCCGTTCCACATCCGGCGCGGCGACCGGATCGCCCAGCTGCTGGTCCAGCGGGTGGAGTCGGCCGAGTTCGTGCCGGCGGACGAGCTGCCGGAGTCGGCGCGAGGCGAGGGGGGATTCGGATCCACGGGGCGGTGA
- a CDS encoding DUF1402 family protein, translated as MNTRRATGGMLLLTGLMVAAAVAALLAGGEPAAPLTESARRWVTSHRDAIRRTAVAYGVDPVVLATVVATEIDCRTAWDDMEESYIQGLLRREDDRFFQELATLFRDAAAEPREAAAYQRLLYFCSVGPAQIQLRLAIEVEPRVAQVRQQPPRGLRALLAALLDPADCLDSAGAVVANIIDAYRRIAGVDIARDAGIVATLYSLGSPASRARQYTRTPPDERRLQPNEMGRHAQAVRAEVARLLDGR; from the coding sequence GTGAACACACGGCGCGCCACGGGTGGAATGCTCCTGTTGACCGGGCTGATGGTGGCCGCGGCAGTCGCCGCGCTGTTGGCCGGCGGTGAGCCGGCGGCTCCGCTGACGGAGTCGGCCCGGCGCTGGGTCACCAGCCACCGCGATGCGATCCGGCGCACCGCCGTCGCCTACGGCGTGGACCCGGTCGTGCTGGCCACCGTGGTCGCCACCGAGATCGACTGCCGCACCGCCTGGGATGACATGGAGGAGTCCTATATCCAGGGGCTGCTCCGGCGCGAGGATGACCGCTTTTTCCAGGAATTGGCGACGCTCTTTCGGGACGCCGCCGCCGAGCCTCGCGAAGCGGCGGCCTACCAGCGGCTGCTCTACTTCTGCAGCGTGGGACCGGCCCAGATCCAGCTCCGGCTGGCCATCGAGGTGGAGCCCCGCGTGGCCCAGGTCCGGCAGCAACCTCCCCGCGGGCTGCGTGCGCTGCTGGCCGCGCTGCTGGACCCGGCGGACTGCCTTGACAGCGCCGGCGCGGTGGTCGCCAACATCATCGATGCCTACCGCCGCATCGCCGGCGTCGACATCGCCCGCGACGCCGGCATCGTCGCCACTCTCTACAGCCTCGGCAGCCCCGCGAGCCGAGCCCGCCAATACACGCGCACGCCGCCCGACGAGCGCCGGCTCCAACCCAACGAGATGGGCCGCCACGCGCAGGCCGTCCGGGCGGAGGTGGCCCGACTGCTCGACGGACGCTGA